One genomic region from Salvia hispanica cultivar TCC Black 2014 chromosome 2, UniMelb_Shisp_WGS_1.0, whole genome shotgun sequence encodes:
- the LOC125205418 gene encoding LRR receptor-like serine/threonine-protein kinase FLS2 isoform X1, translated as MDNKNALVSFKNSITSDPYAILSHNWSQNTSVCNWIGVSCGLKHSRVTALNLSRYDFAGFVAPHLGNLTFLRYLDISSNSFTGILPFELSKLRRLKVMNMGMNSFTGGIPTWLGSLPQLKKLYLYNNNFLGTIPATLFNNSKLQMLQIINLNYNQLSGSIPHVIFNVSSLREISIRNNSLSGWLPSDMCDTLPNIKALDILANQLSGEIPPNIWKCRELVLLELSINHFNGKIPSEIGSLSVLRELWLGYNDFRGKIPEEIGNLSQLEVLSISSSSLTENIPSSVFNISSLKYMDLSNNSLSGNIPTFHILPKLEELYLLHNNLQDWLPSDICINMPNIKILFLSGNQLEGQIPPNIWKCTHLERLALSFNNFSGNFPFEIGKLSMLRELYMGFNDFRGIIPEEIGNLSRLERLSIPASSLTGNIPSSVFSISSLKILDLSNNSLSGNMPTSLNLPMLEGLYLYNNNLQDLFPRDICSNMPNIKILYLYGNQLEGQIPPNIWKCTHLEVLALSGNHFSGNIPFEIGKLSMLRELYLGFNDFQGIIPAEIGNLSRLEKLSIPDSTLTGIFPSSVLNISSLKSMGFSNNSLSGNIPSDMCDSIPNIEALDLSGNQLSGEIPPNIWECRHLQQLALSVNHFNGKIPSEIGRLSMLRELYLGVNDFRGIIPEEIGNLSQLERLSIPASSLTGNIPSSVFNISSLKFLDLSNNSLSGNMPTSLNLPMLEGLYLFNNNLQDLFPSDICSNMPNIKILSLYGNQLEGQIPPNIWKCTLLEYLALSGNHFNGNIPFEIGKLSNLRELYMGLNDFQGIIPEEIGNLSQLEKLSIQDSSLTGGIPAEIGKLTQLEVLDLINTSLTGNIPASVFNISSLTELELSYNSLSGTLPSNMGTSLPNLEFLYLAHNKLDGPIPSSINNASKLTRLDMGNNFFTGFIPDFGNLKHLQGIFLGGNHLSGAQETFLSSLTNCRDLKYLETLENSLNGILPASIGNLSSSLQELSVGNNNIFGVIPSQVGNLSSLLSLNLGGNQLRGPIPPSIGNLKKLQRMYLFGNKLGGSIPDDICQMNNLGDLYLNQNLFIGSIPECLGEVKSLRVIYLGYNQLNSTIPSNFWNLTDLLAFSLTSNYLSGQLSSQLGHLKSIDNLDLSFNQFSGVIPISIDGCQSLEYLSLSKNLLVGSIPQSLGNVRNLITLDLSYNNLSGSIPKSLEDLHFLQYFNVSNNKLVGEIPDKGFFGNLNDKSFSNNLALCGPIRFKVPLCTENHHRSRSLMKFIVPSVLLAVTVVIVILVFIKKFKPKKSPMPSDIAPMTGYRRVSYIELEHGTSCFSESNLLGRGSFGLVFEATLSDGLKVAVKVFNLQLQGAERSFDTETEILGSIRHRNIVRVIGCCSSPDFRALVLTYMPNGSLDKWLYSNVHCLGLIQRLKIAIDVAAALEYLHHGHTFPVVHRDVKPSNVLLDQDMVAHLGDFGIGKLFDDGEVVVQTRTLATIGYAAPELGMEGKVSTHGDVYSFGIMLLEMFTGKKPTDGMFDGEMRLKEWVSEALQEKSVPLAPTLLSSEDQLFCAKEQCVLLIFELAMKCLATAPRERINMIEAVTTLQRIFATMVTKRHSPPYVFSISIHNNGL; from the exons ATAAAAATGCACTCGTTTCCTTCAAAAACTCCATCACTTCCGACCCTTATGCTATTTTGAGCCACAATTGGTCCCAAAATACATCAGTTTGTAATTGGATTGGTGTGTCGTGCGGCCTCAAACACAGCCGTGTCACTGCTCTCAATCTCTCTCGATACGATTTTGCTGGATTTGTTGCTCCACACCTCGGAAACCTAACGTTTCTCAGATATTTGGACATCAGTTCCAATAGTTTCACGGGGATCTTACCCTTTGAGCTCTCTAAACTGCGTCGTTTGAAGGTGATGAATATGGGAATGAATTCATTCACTGGAGGAATACCAACATGGTTGGGCAGTTTACCTCAACTGAAAAAACTCTATTTGTACAACAACAATTTCTTAGGTACAATTCCTGCGACTTTGTTTAACAATTCCAAGCTCCAGATGTTACAAATAATAAACTTGAACTATAACCAGTTGAGTGGGTCCATACCACATGTCATTTTTAATGTGTCTTCCCTTAGAGAAATTAGTATTAGAAATAATAGTCTATCAGGTTGGCTACCTAGTGATATGTGCGATACTCTTCCAAATATCAAAGCACTTGACATTTTGGCCAACCAACTTTCTGGAGAAATTCCACCGAACATATGGAAATGTAGAGAGCTTGTGCTGCTGGAATTATCCATCAATCATTTCAATGGAAAAATCCCAAGTGAAATTGGAAGTTTGAGTGTGCTTAGAGAGTTGTGGCTCGGCTACAACGATTTCAGAG GAAAAATCCCTGAAGAAATAGGAAATCTTTCACAGTTAGAGGTGTTAAGCATCTCATCCTCCTCTCTGACTGAAAATATTCCATCTTCAGTGTTCAACATATCTTCCTTGAAATACATGGACCTCTCTAACAACAGTTTGTCTGGAAATATCCCAACTTTTCACATTCTACCTAAGTTGGAGGAATTATATCTGCTTCATAACAACTTACAAG ATTGGCTCCCAAGTGATATATGCATCAACATGCCCAACATCAAAATACTTTTTCTCAGCGGAAATCAACTTGAAGGCCAGATTCCAccaaatatatggaaatgcaCACATCTTGAAAGGTTGGCACTATCCTTCAACAATTTTAGTGGCAACTTCCCATTTGAAATCGGAAAATTAAGCATGCTTAGGGAGTTGTATATGGGCTTCAACGATTTTCgag GAATCATCCCTGAAGAAATAGGGAATCTTTCACGGTTAGAGAGGTTAAGTATCCCAGCCTCTTCTCTGACCGGAAACATTCCATCTTCAGTGTTCAGCATATCATCGTTGAAAATCCTGGACCTATCTAATAACAGTCTGTCTGGAaatatgccaacttctctcAATCTGCCTATGTTAGAGGGGTTATATCTTTATAATAACAACTTACAAG ATTTGTTCCCAAGGGATATATGTAGCAATATGCCCAACATCAAGATACTTTATCTCTACGGGAATCAACTTGAAGGCCAGATTCCGccaaatatatggaaatgcaCACATCTTGAGGTCTTGGCATTATCAGGCAACCATTTCAGTGGTAACATCCCATTTGAAATCGGAAAATTGAGCATGCTTAGGGAGTTGTATTTGGGCTTCAACGATTTTCAAG GAATCATCCCTGCAGAAATAGGGAATCTTTCACGGTTAGAGAAGTTAAGTATCCCAGACTCCACTCTGACAGGAATATTTCCATCTTCAGTGTTGAACATATCTTCATTGAAATCCATGGGCTTCTCTAACAACAGTTTGTCTGGAAATATCCCAAGTGATATGTGTGATAGTATCCCAAATATCGAAGCACTTGATCTTTCGGGCAACCAACTTTCTGGTGAAATTCCACCAAACATATGGGAATGCAGACACCTTCAGCAGCTGGCATTATCTGTTAATCATTTCAATGGAAAAATCCCAAGTGAAATTGGACGTTTGAGTATGCTTAGAGAGTTGTACCTGGGCGTTAATGATTTCAGAG GAATAATCCCTGAAGAAATAGGGAATCTTTCACAGTTAGAGAGGTTAAGTATCCCAGCCTCCTCTCTGACCGGAAACATTCCATCTTCAGTGTTCAACATATCGTCGTTGAAATTCCTGGACCTATCTAATAACAGTCTGTCTGGAaatatgccaacttctctcAATCTGCCTATGTTAGAGGGGTTATATCTTTTTAATAACAACTTACAAG ATTTGTTCCCAAGTGATATATGCAGCAATATGCCCAACATCAAGATACTTTCTCTCTACGGGAATCAACTTGAAGGCCAGATTCCGCCGAATATATGGAAATGCACACTTCTTGAGTACTTGGCATTATCAGGAAACCATTTCAATGGTAACATCCCATTTGAAATCGGAAAATTGAGCAATCTTAGGGAGTTGTATATGGGCTTGAATGATTTTCAAG GAATAATCCCTGAAGAAATAGGGAATCTTTCACAGTTAGAGAAGTTAAGTATCCAAGACTCCTCTCTGACCG GAGGAATTCCAGCAGAAATTGGGAAGCTTACACAACTAGAGGTATTGGACCTTATAAATACCTCTCTAACTGGAAATATCCCAGCTTCCGTTTTCAACATTTCTTCTTTGACAGAACTGGAACTGAGCTACAACAGCTTATCTG GTACTCTTCCTTCCAATATGGGGACCTCACTTCCCAATCTCGAATTTCTTTATTTGGCTCACAACAAACTCGATGGTCCAATTCCAAGCTCTATCAACAATGCTTCCAAACTTACCAGGTTGGACATGGGAAACAACTTCTTCACTGGCTTTATTCCAGACTTTGGAAATTTGAAACACCTACAAGGTATATTTCTCGGGGGAAATCATTTGAGTGGAGCTCAAGAGACATTTCTCTCTTCGTTAACTAATTGTCGAGATTTGAAGTACTTGGAAACATTAGAAAATTCACTGAATGGTATCCTACCTGCTTCAATTGGTAATTTATCCTCTTCTCTTCAAGAATTGTCGGTAGGAAACAACAACATCTTTGGTGTCATTCCTTCTCAAGTTGGAAATTTAAGTAGTTTGCTGTCTTTAAATCTTGGAGGGAATCAATTGCGTGGACCCATTCCACCATCAATTGGGAATTTGAAGAAGCTCCAAAGAATGTATCTTTTTGGTAATAAGTTGGGAGGGTCTATCCCTGATGACATTTGTCAAATGAATAATTTGGGGGACTTGTACCTTAATCAAAACTTGTTTATTGGTTCAATACCAGAATGTTTGGGTGAAGTCAAATCCTTGAGAGTGATCTACTTAGGCTACAACCAGTTGAATTCCACCATCCCTTCCAACTTTTGGAATCTTACAGACCTCTTGGCTTTTAGCTTGACCTCAAATTATTTGAGCGGTCAATTGTCATCTCAACTTGGACATTTAAAGTCAATTGACAATCTAGACTTAtcttttaatcaattttcagGTGTTATCCCTATCTCAATTGATGGTTGCCAGTCATTGGAATATCTCTCCTTATCAAAAAATTTGTTAGTGGGATCTATTCCCCAATCCTTGGGAAATGTTAGAAATTTGATAACATTGGATTTGTCTTACAATAACCTTTCCGGATCTATACCCAAGTCATTAGAAGACCTTCATTTTCTTCAGTATTTCAATGTTTCCAACAACAAATTGGTTGGGGAAATTCCAGACAAGggcttttttggtaacttgaATGATAAGTCTTTTTCCAACAACCTTGCCCTTTGTGGTCCAATAAGATTTAAAGTTCCACTCTGCACAGAAAATCATCATAGATCAAGAAGCTTGATGAAATTTATAGTACCTTCAGTGCTATTAGCTGTGACTGTGGTGATTGTCATCCTCGTGtttataaagaaatttaaacCGAAGAAATCACCAATGCCCAGTGACATTGCGCCGATGACTGGATATAGAAGAGTTTCTTACATAGAGCTAGAGCATGGAACAAGTTGTTTTAGTGAGAGCAACCTTCTTGGAAGAGGAAGTTTTGGTTTGGTATTTGAAGCAACGCTTTCTGATGGGTTGAAAGTTGCAGTAAAAGTTTTCAACTTGCAATTACAAGGTGCTGAAAGGAGCTTTGATACTGAAACTGAGATACTTGGGAGCATTCGACACAGAAACATAGTTCGAGTTATTGGATGTTGCAGTAGCCCAGACTTTAGAGCTCTGGTTCTCACATACATGCCAAATGGGAGCTTGGATAAATGGTTATATTCCAATGTGCATTGTCTAGGTCTTATACAGAGACTGAAGATAGCAATTGACGTTGCGGCAGCCTTGGAATATCTTCACCATGGTCATACATTCCCAGTTGTCCATCGTGATGTAAAGCCAAGCAATGTTTTGCTCGATCAAGACATGGTCGCTCATCTTGGTGATTTTGGCATTGGGAAGCTTTTTGATGATGGAGAAGTTGTCGTCCAAACACGAACATTGGCAACCATCGGTTATGCAGCACCAG AGTTGGGAATGGAAGGGAAAGTGTCCACACATGGAGATGTGTACAGTTTCGGGATAATGTTGCTCGAGATGTTTACAGGGAAGAAGCCAACAGATGGTATGTTTGATGGGGAAATGAGGTTGAAAGAGTGGGTAAGTGAAGCACTGCAAGAAAAATCAGTTCCTCTTGCACCCACTTTGCTATCTAGTGAAGATCAACTTTTCTGTGCAAAGGAGCAATGTGTGTTGTTAATTTTTGAGCTAGCTATGAAATGTTTAGCCACTGCACCTCGTGAAAGAATAAACATGATTGAAGCAGTGACTACTCTCCAGAGGATCTTTGCAACAATGGTAACAAAGAGGCATAGTCCACCATATGTTTTTTCTATTAGTATTCACAATAATGGGTTATGA